TTCCTGATGGACTCTGCCGCCGGAGTCCAGCACAGCCGCCTGCCGACCGATCTCGAACCTCACCGCACGCTCGACAGAACGCAGGGAGTTGACGTTCTTCGTCTCGCTGCGCGTCCCCCACGGCTGACCGGATGGCGCGATCGACACGTTCGCGTCGCACCGCAGCGATCCTTCTTCCATCCGCACGTCCGATACCTCAAGCGCCCTGAGGATCTCGCGCAGCTCGGCGACATACGCCCGGGCAACCGCGGGCGCGAGTCCCCCGGTGCCGGGAACGGGCTTGGTCACTATCTCGATCAACGGCACGCCGGCCCGGTTGTAGTCGACCAGCGAGTAGTCCGCCCCGTGGATGCGACCCGTGGCTCCGCCCGCGTGACTGAGCTTGCCGGTGTCCTCTTCCATATGGACCCGTTCGATCCCCACGCGGACCGTCTGGGCACCGTCATCTGTCACAACCTTGACGTCCAGGTACCCGTCGACGCACAAGGGCTCGTCGTACTGGCTGATCTGGTAGTCCTTCGGCATGTCCGGATAGAAGTAGTTCTTCCGCGCGAACCGGCACCAAGTGGCGATCGAGCAGTTCAGGGCCAGCCCGATACGGATCGCTGACTCCACGGCCATCCGGTTCACCACTGGCAGGGACCCTGGCAGCCCCAGACAAACTGGGCAAGTGTGCGTGTTGGCGGGCGCTCCGAAGTCCGTGGGGCAACCGCAAAACATCTTGGACGCGGTCCCAAGTTCGACGTGGACTTCGAGTCCAATGACCGGGTCGAAGCGGGCGATCGCCTCGTCGAAATCGACAACGCAGGACTGAACGCTCACAGGTCCACTTCCCCGATCACTGGCCCGCCCCTGCGGGCATCAAGGGCAGCCTCAAGCGCGGAGGCCACGTTGTAGAGGCGATCATCGAGCCGGTGGGGGGCGACGATCTGCAAGCCGACCGGCAAGCCAGCGTCAAGGCCGATCGGCATCGACAATGCCGCGTTGCCCGCCAGGTTCACCGGGATCGTGGCGATGTCGTTCAGGTACATCGACAAAGGATCTTCCACCTTCTCGCCGATACGGAACGCCGTCGTTGGACAGGTGGGCGAGACCAGGACGTGACAGGTGTCGAAGGCAGCCGAGAAATCGCGCTGCACGAGCGTGCGAACCTTCTGGGCCTGCGCGTAGTACGCCTCGTAGTAGCCAGAGGACAACGCGTAGGTGCCGAGCATGATGCGCCGCTTGACCTCCGGGCCGAATCCGGCCTCCCGGGTCGCGGCCATCACCTGCTCCGCGCTGGAATCTCCATCATCGCCAACCCGCAGCCCGAACCTCATGGCGTCGAACTTGGCCAGGTTGCTCGAGGCTTCGCTGGGAAGGATCAAGTAGTAAGCGGCCAATGCGTAATCGAAGCTCGGGCATGAGACTTCGACGATGTCGGCCCCCAGTCCCGACAGGACATCCAGTGCCCGCATGAAGCTGGCCAGTACTCCCGGCTGGTATCCCTCGCCGCCAAGCTCAGCGATGACGCCAATCCGCAGACCCGAAACATCCCCCTCGCGCGCCGCCGCTACTACGTCCGGAGCTGGCTCGGGCAACGATGTGGAGTCCCTCGCATCATGACCCGCCATAACCTCATGCAGCAGCGCCGCGTCCATGACAGTACGGGCGCATGGCCCTGCCTGGTCAAGAGATGACGCCAGCGCCACCAGGCCGAAGCGCGAGACCGCTCCGTAGGTCGGCTTCACTCCTACAGTGCCCGTGACAGACGCCGGCTGCCTGATGGAACCGCCGGTGTCAGTGCCAACCGCCAGCGGCGCCTCGAACGCCGCGAGCGCGGCGGCTGAACCACCCCCGCTGCCTCCAGGTATGCGGTCGAGGTCCCAGGGGTTGCGGGTGGGGCCGAATCCTGAATGCTCGGTCGAGGATCCCATCGCGAACTCGTCCATGTTCGTCTTGCCCAGGATCGGCAGGCCCGCGCGCCTCAGCCTGGTGACGACGGTCGCGTCGTACGGCGGCCGCCAGCCGTCGAGGATCCGCGACCCGCAGGTCGTCGGAATTCCCCGGGTCGCCAGCACGTCCTTGACCGCCACTGGCACGCCAGCCAGAACCGGCAAGTCATCACCGTCAGCCCTGCGCTGATCCACCTGACGGGCCGCGGACAAAGCGCCCTCGGCGTCTACGTGAAGGAACGCGTGGACCCTGTCATCGACGTCATTGATCCTGTCCAAGCAAGCGGCGACCGCCTCCGCCGATGAGGCGTTTCCAGCGGCTAGTTCCGCCGCCAGACCCGCCGCCGACAGCCGCGCCAGGTCCGTCACGACGATTCCTCGTCCAGAATCCGGGGAACCCGGAATCTGCCGTCCTCAACCGCTGGCGCCCCCGCCAGAACGGTGTCACGGTCCAGACACTGATGAACCTCGTCCTCGCGGAAGACATTGATCATCGGGACGGGGTGAGATGTGGCTGGCACGTCATCGGTAGCCACCTCGGAGACAGTGGCCACGGCCGCCAGGATCTGCCCTAGCTCGCCAGCGTAGCGGTCCAGTTCCGCATCACTCAGGGAAAGCCTGGCGAGTCGCCCCAAGTGGGCAACCTGCTCGCGGGTGATCGAACTGTCGGGCACCACGCCATCCTATGAGTCGCCCTGTTCCCCGGTGGGCGCCGAGTCCCGCGCGGGCGGGCCGCTGTCCAGTAGTGCCCGGAAGC
This genomic window from Candidatus Nanopelagicales bacterium contains:
- the gatB gene encoding Asp-tRNA(Asn)/Glu-tRNA(Gln) amidotransferase subunit GatB gives rise to the protein MSVQSCVVDFDEAIARFDPVIGLEVHVELGTASKMFCGCPTDFGAPANTHTCPVCLGLPGSLPVVNRMAVESAIRIGLALNCSIATWCRFARKNYFYPDMPKDYQISQYDEPLCVDGYLDVKVVTDDGAQTVRVGIERVHMEEDTGKLSHAGGATGRIHGADYSLVDYNRAGVPLIEIVTKPVPGTGGLAPAVARAYVAELREILRALEVSDVRMEEGSLRCDANVSIAPSGQPWGTRSETKNVNSLRSVERAVRFEIGRQAAVLDSGGRVHQETRHFHEDSGTTTPGRSKEEAEDYRYFPEPDLMPMAPDEAWVADLKAGLPEMPAVRRERLQQQWQISDFDMQSVINAGALDLVEATVDLGTGHAAARKWWLGELARVANERSVDLSEIPASPRDVARVDALVRAGTLNDKLARQVFEGILAGEGDADAVIRDRGLELVSDDAALAVILDEAIAGNSDAVDKIKGGKPQAAGAIIGAVMKATRGQADAARVRQLLMERLGLG
- the gatA gene encoding Asp-tRNA(Asn)/Glu-tRNA(Gln) amidotransferase subunit GatA → MTDLARLSAAGLAAELAAGNASSAEAVAACLDRINDVDDRVHAFLHVDAEGALSAARQVDQRRADGDDLPVLAGVPVAVKDVLATRGIPTTCGSRILDGWRPPYDATVVTRLRRAGLPILGKTNMDEFAMGSSTEHSGFGPTRNPWDLDRIPGGSGGGSAAALAAFEAPLAVGTDTGGSIRQPASVTGTVGVKPTYGAVSRFGLVALASSLDQAGPCARTVMDAALLHEVMAGHDARDSTSLPEPAPDVVAAAREGDVSGLRIGVIAELGGEGYQPGVLASFMRALDVLSGLGADIVEVSCPSFDYALAAYYLILPSEASSNLAKFDAMRFGLRVGDDGDSSAEQVMAATREAGFGPEVKRRIMLGTYALSSGYYEAYYAQAQKVRTLVQRDFSAAFDTCHVLVSPTCPTTAFRIGEKVEDPLSMYLNDIATIPVNLAGNAALSMPIGLDAGLPVGLQIVAPHRLDDRLYNVASALEAALDARRGGPVIGEVDL
- the gatC gene encoding Asp-tRNA(Asn)/Glu-tRNA(Gln) amidotransferase subunit GatC; amino-acid sequence: MTREQVAHLGRLARLSLSDAELDRYAGELGQILAAVATVSEVATDDVPATSHPVPMINVFREDEVHQCLDRDTVLAGAPAVEDGRFRVPRILDEESS